From one Catellatospora sp. IY07-71 genomic stretch:
- a CDS encoding ricin-type beta-trefoil lectin domain protein: MFRPRSGWTTTIAVTATTATALLVGGSMIAQPALAANEPVSIWLTTTSDSGGRTVTRGLQQQANINFGPAGGSANHTITVNEGTTYQQFEGGGASITDTTAYLLRGGPISAATRDQVMAKLFSPSQGIGLSFVRNPIGASDLSRPGMISLDDTCCNLNDFGSNGYDTDVRLLTQQAKQLNPALRVKGVPWSAPGWMKDNGRMDQMGWLKAEYYGMYAQYLVKYIQSYQAIGVPVDYISVQNEPNCCQAGNPTAMNYPGMSWNTSGLIELTKNHVYPAFRAAGINTKVLIHDWNYGDYASMSAGTLADAGVRNDPLFGGIAWHGYFGDPAVGTQVHNQYPSVKQFSTEHSGGTWIGNQHNEDMADIVNYARNWSGSLVKWSLALNQYMGPHNGGCDVCTGLITVQEGGTRAGQVDYTIEYYTTGHLTKFVKPGAYRIDSTANGTVQNVAWKNPDGSKALIAHNGGTSSQSVRVNWGNQSFVYTLPARTTATFTWSGTPGSGGGGGTGTSPITGLGGKCVDVAGAATANGTAIQIYGCNGTGAQSWTRDSSGRLSALGKCMDIVGPSAANGTLVHLWDCHTGSSQKWTYNSSTQQFVNQFSGTCLDVKDNTSADGTRLQIWSCTTGANQKWSFS, from the coding sequence GTGTTCCGTCCTCGATCAGGCTGGACCACCACCATCGCGGTCACCGCCACCACGGCCACCGCGCTGCTGGTGGGCGGCTCGATGATCGCCCAGCCCGCGCTGGCCGCCAACGAACCGGTGAGCATCTGGCTCACCACCACCTCCGACTCCGGCGGGCGCACCGTCACCCGGGGTCTGCAGCAGCAGGCGAACATCAACTTCGGTCCGGCCGGAGGCAGCGCCAACCACACGATCACCGTCAACGAGGGCACCACATACCAGCAGTTCGAGGGCGGCGGCGCGTCCATCACGGACACCACGGCGTACCTGCTGCGCGGCGGCCCGATCAGCGCGGCCACCCGCGACCAGGTGATGGCGAAGCTGTTCTCGCCGAGCCAGGGCATCGGCCTGTCGTTCGTGCGCAACCCGATCGGCGCCTCGGACCTGTCCCGGCCGGGCATGATCTCGCTCGACGACACCTGCTGCAACCTCAACGACTTCGGCAGCAACGGCTACGACACCGACGTCCGGCTGCTCACCCAGCAGGCCAAGCAGCTCAACCCCGCCCTGCGCGTCAAGGGCGTGCCGTGGAGCGCGCCGGGCTGGATGAAGGACAACGGCCGGATGGACCAGATGGGCTGGCTCAAGGCCGAGTACTACGGCATGTACGCCCAGTACCTGGTCAAGTACATCCAGAGCTACCAGGCGATCGGCGTGCCGGTCGACTACATCTCGGTGCAGAACGAGCCGAACTGCTGCCAGGCCGGCAACCCGACGGCGATGAACTACCCGGGTATGAGCTGGAACACCTCCGGGCTGATCGAGCTGACGAAGAACCACGTCTACCCGGCGTTCCGGGCCGCGGGCATCAACACCAAGGTGCTGATCCACGACTGGAACTACGGCGACTACGCCAGCATGAGCGCGGGCACCCTGGCCGACGCGGGCGTCCGCAACGACCCGCTGTTTGGCGGCATCGCCTGGCACGGCTACTTCGGCGACCCGGCGGTCGGGACCCAGGTGCACAACCAGTACCCGTCGGTGAAGCAGTTCAGCACCGAGCACTCGGGCGGCACCTGGATCGGCAACCAGCACAACGAGGACATGGCCGACATCGTCAACTACGCCCGTAACTGGAGCGGCAGCCTGGTCAAGTGGAGCCTGGCGCTCAACCAGTACATGGGCCCGCACAACGGCGGCTGTGACGTCTGCACCGGCCTGATCACCGTGCAGGAGGGCGGCACCCGGGCCGGCCAGGTCGACTACACCATCGAGTACTACACCACCGGCCACCTGACCAAGTTCGTCAAGCCGGGGGCGTACCGGATCGACTCCACCGCCAACGGCACCGTGCAGAACGTCGCGTGGAAGAACCCGGACGGCTCGAAGGCCCTGATCGCACACAACGGCGGCACCTCGTCGCAGTCGGTGCGCGTCAACTGGGGCAACCAGTCCTTCGTGTACACCCTGCCCGCGCGTACCACCGCGACCTTCACCTGGTCGGGCACGCCCGGCAGCGGCGGGGGCGGCGGCACGGGCACCAGCCCGATCACCGGCCTGGGCGGCAAGTGCGTCGACGTGGCCGGCGCGGCCACCGCCAACGGCACCGCGATCCAGATCTACGGCTGCAACGGCACCGGCGCGCAGTCCTGGACCCGCGACTCGTCCGGCCGGCTGAGCGCGCTCGGCAAGTGCATGGACATCGTCGGGCCCAGCGCCGCCAACGGCACCCTGGTGCACCTGTGGGACTGCCACACCGGCAGCTCGCAGAAGTGGACCTACAACAGCTCCACCCAGCAGTTCGTGAACCAGTTCTCGGGCACCTGCCTGGACGTCAAGGACAACACCTCGGCCGACGGCACCCGCCTGCAGATCTGGTCCTGCACCACGGGCGCGAACCAGAAGTGGAGCTTCTCATGA
- a CDS encoding DUF6036 family nucleotidyltransferase — translation MSAEDPLLDRAAIEVAFRRLGDRLAAKGVVADLYVFGGAAMALAYDARRSTRDIAAVFQPHGIVLDEARAVAAEMGLPQWWLNEQASVYVAPGGDPAAPKVFDHPGLRVAAASPEHLLAMKVFAARRRDGEDIHFLISRLGLASVEEVLALCADVFPDEEVPDRARLILEEYFDGE, via the coding sequence GTGAGCGCCGAGGATCCGCTGCTCGACCGCGCCGCCATCGAGGTGGCGTTCCGGCGACTGGGTGATCGTCTCGCCGCGAAGGGCGTCGTCGCCGATCTCTATGTGTTCGGCGGTGCTGCGATGGCTCTCGCCTACGACGCAAGGCGCTCGACGCGTGACATCGCCGCGGTCTTCCAGCCGCACGGGATCGTGCTGGACGAGGCTCGAGCGGTTGCCGCCGAGATGGGCCTACCGCAGTGGTGGTTGAACGAGCAGGCCAGCGTCTATGTGGCGCCCGGTGGCGATCCGGCGGCGCCGAAGGTGTTCGATCACCCAGGGCTCCGGGTCGCCGCGGCTTCCCCGGAGCATCTGCTGGCGATGAAGGTCTTCGCCGCCAGGCGCCGCGACGGTGAGGACATCCACTTCCTGATTTCCCGCCTCGGTCTGGCGTCCGTCGAAGAAGTCCTGGCACTGTGTGCTGACGTGTTTCCCGACGAGGAAGTGCCTGACCGCGCTCGCCTCATTCTCGAAGAGTACTTCGACGGCGAGTAG
- a CDS encoding RICIN domain-containing protein, translating into MRRRAIVSALTASVLASVGVAVVVVLGAPSAQAAVTSGTTYTVVNKASGKCVDARSAATANGTAVQQYTCNGTTAQQWRFDATSGGYFRAGVGPNVNQVWDVSNVSTADNAAIHLWLYGGGNNQQWLPVQEADGAYHFVSRHSGKCLDVPAASTADSVQLVQYTCNGTGAQSFYLTPVGGPQPSPSTVPPNPNNPDLGPNVRVFDPSMSASTIQSQLNSVFSGQETNQFGSQRYALMFKPGSYNVNVNVGFYTQVLGLGFSPDAVNINGSVHVEADWFPPNNATQNFWRGAENLSVTPTGGTDRWAVSQAAPYRRMHVRGNLLLDDGGWASGGWFSDVKIDGQVNSGSQQQWITRNSQFGSWTGSNWNMVFVGTQGAPGNTFPSPPYTNVGNTPVVREKPFLYVDAQGAYQVFVPALRSNSTGTTWAAGTPAGTSLPISQFHIVKAGATAASINAALAAGQNLLFTPGVYHVSDTIRITRPDTVVLGLGLATIIPDNGVMAMSVADVDGVKVAGILIDAGTTNSSVLMQVGPAGSGASHAANPTSLHDVFFRIGGAGVGKATTSLVINSHDVIGDHTWIWRADHGSGVGWTTNTADTGLVVNGNNVTFYGLFVEHYQKYQVIWNGNGGRTYFFQNEMPYDPPNQASWMNGSTRGYAAYKVANSVTSHQAWGLGSYCYFNVNPSVVADRAFEVPTSGTTFRNMVTVSLGGNGTIARVINNTGGTANSSNTVVNLVVGP; encoded by the coding sequence ATGAGGCGGCGGGCGATCGTCTCGGCGCTGACCGCGTCGGTGCTGGCGAGCGTGGGCGTGGCCGTGGTGGTCGTGCTCGGCGCCCCGTCGGCGCAGGCCGCCGTCACGTCGGGCACCACGTACACGGTGGTGAACAAGGCCAGCGGCAAGTGCGTGGACGCGCGCTCGGCGGCCACCGCCAACGGCACCGCGGTGCAGCAGTACACCTGCAACGGCACCACGGCGCAGCAGTGGCGCTTCGACGCCACCAGCGGCGGCTACTTCCGGGCCGGCGTCGGCCCGAACGTCAACCAGGTCTGGGACGTCTCCAACGTCTCGACCGCCGACAACGCCGCCATCCACCTGTGGCTCTACGGCGGCGGCAACAACCAGCAGTGGCTGCCGGTGCAGGAGGCCGACGGGGCGTACCACTTCGTCAGCCGGCACAGCGGCAAGTGCCTCGACGTGCCGGCGGCCTCCACCGCCGACAGCGTGCAGCTGGTCCAGTACACCTGCAACGGGACGGGAGCGCAGTCGTTCTACCTCACCCCGGTCGGCGGGCCGCAGCCCTCGCCCAGCACCGTGCCGCCTAACCCGAACAACCCCGACCTCGGGCCGAACGTGCGCGTCTTCGACCCGTCCATGTCGGCCTCCACCATCCAGTCCCAGCTGAACAGCGTCTTCTCCGGCCAGGAGACGAACCAGTTCGGTTCGCAGCGGTACGCGCTGATGTTCAAGCCGGGCAGCTACAACGTCAACGTCAACGTCGGCTTCTACACGCAGGTCCTCGGCCTGGGCTTCTCCCCGGACGCGGTGAACATCAACGGCTCGGTGCACGTGGAGGCCGACTGGTTCCCGCCGAACAACGCCACCCAGAACTTCTGGCGCGGGGCGGAGAACCTGTCGGTGACCCCGACCGGCGGCACCGACCGCTGGGCCGTGTCGCAGGCGGCGCCGTACCGGCGCATGCACGTGCGCGGCAACCTGCTGCTCGACGACGGCGGCTGGGCCAGCGGCGGCTGGTTCTCCGACGTCAAGATCGACGGCCAGGTGAACTCGGGCAGCCAGCAGCAGTGGATCACGCGTAACTCGCAGTTCGGCAGCTGGACCGGCTCGAACTGGAACATGGTGTTCGTCGGCACGCAGGGCGCGCCCGGCAACACGTTCCCGAGCCCGCCGTACACCAACGTCGGCAACACCCCGGTGGTGCGCGAGAAGCCGTTCCTGTACGTCGACGCGCAGGGCGCCTACCAGGTGTTCGTGCCCGCGCTGCGCAGCAACAGCACCGGCACCACCTGGGCGGCGGGCACCCCGGCGGGCACCTCGCTGCCGATCAGCCAGTTCCACATCGTGAAGGCCGGCGCCACCGCGGCCTCCATCAACGCGGCCCTGGCCGCCGGGCAGAACCTGCTGTTCACTCCCGGCGTCTACCACGTCAGCGACACCATCCGGATCACCCGGCCCGACACCGTCGTGCTGGGCCTGGGCCTGGCCACCATCATCCCGGACAACGGCGTGATGGCGATGTCGGTCGCCGACGTGGACGGCGTCAAGGTCGCCGGCATCCTCATCGACGCGGGCACCACGAACTCGTCCGTGCTGATGCAGGTCGGCCCGGCCGGCTCCGGCGCGAGCCACGCCGCCAACCCGACCTCGCTGCACGACGTGTTCTTCCGCATCGGCGGCGCGGGCGTGGGCAAGGCGACCACCAGCCTGGTCATCAACAGCCACGACGTGATCGGCGACCACACCTGGATCTGGCGCGCCGACCACGGTTCGGGCGTCGGCTGGACCACCAACACCGCCGACACCGGCCTGGTCGTGAACGGCAACAACGTCACGTTCTACGGCCTGTTCGTCGAGCACTACCAGAAGTACCAGGTGATCTGGAACGGCAACGGCGGCCGGACCTACTTCTTCCAGAACGAGATGCCGTACGACCCGCCGAACCAGGCGTCCTGGATGAACGGGTCCACCCGCGGCTACGCGGCGTACAAGGTGGCCAACTCCGTGACCTCGCACCAGGCGTGGGGCCTCGGCAGCTACTGCTACTTCAACGTCAACCCCTCGGTCGTCGCCGACCGGGCCTTCGAGGTCCCGACCAGCGGCACCACCTTCCGGAACATGGTCACCGTCTCGCTCGGCGGCAACGGGACCATCGCCCGGGTGATCAACAACACCGGCGGCACGGCGAACTCGTCCAACACCGTCGTCAACCTCGTCGTCGGCCCGTAA
- a CDS encoding extracellular solute-binding protein: protein MGSATSGARRRLLTVATPLLAVGLVLGTAACGGSEEPGKPGGKVKLTIATFGEFGYKELYKEYQQLNPNVEITERITKAEDHHKNLAAHLATNTGAADIEAIEEGWAGQFTANPGKFYNWTDYGANDIKAQWPAWKWQQGSAASGEVIGLGTDVGGMAMCYRRDFFEKAGLPTERDEVSKLWPTWEDYIKAGERFKAANIKGSAWMDGPTVMYRSILGQQPIGIYDGDKVVADTNPGVKKAWDLTIDAINKGLSAKIAAWSADWNAGMAKGSFVTLACPSWMMAYIQSQAKDSSGKWDIAAVPGGGGNWGGSFLTLPKQGKNVEEAAKLAKWLVAPEQQAKVFRALGNFPSTVSLYEDAVIKDFKNPFFNNAPVGQIFSASVKTMVPQFMGAKSGDINTAIQNGLTRVEQGKQKPDEAWQQSLKDVKALL, encoded by the coding sequence ATGGGTTCTGCAACATCCGGCGCCCGTCGCCGCCTGCTCACGGTCGCGACGCCGCTGCTCGCGGTCGGTCTCGTCCTCGGCACCGCCGCCTGCGGCGGCAGCGAGGAGCCCGGCAAGCCGGGCGGCAAGGTGAAGCTCACGATCGCGACGTTCGGTGAGTTCGGGTACAAGGAGCTGTACAAGGAGTACCAGCAGCTGAACCCGAATGTGGAGATCACCGAGCGGATCACCAAGGCTGAGGATCACCACAAGAACCTGGCCGCGCACCTGGCGACGAACACGGGTGCGGCGGACATCGAGGCGATCGAGGAGGGCTGGGCGGGTCAGTTCACGGCCAACCCGGGCAAGTTCTACAACTGGACCGATTACGGCGCGAACGACATCAAGGCGCAGTGGCCGGCGTGGAAGTGGCAGCAGGGCTCGGCGGCTTCGGGTGAGGTGATCGGTCTGGGTACCGACGTGGGCGGTATGGCGATGTGCTACCGGCGGGACTTCTTCGAGAAGGCGGGTCTGCCGACCGAGCGTGATGAGGTCTCCAAGCTGTGGCCGACGTGGGAGGACTACATCAAGGCGGGCGAGCGTTTCAAGGCCGCCAACATCAAGGGTTCGGCGTGGATGGACGGGCCGACGGTGATGTACCGGTCGATCCTGGGTCAGCAGCCGATCGGTATCTACGACGGTGACAAGGTCGTCGCGGACACGAACCCGGGTGTGAAGAAGGCGTGGGATCTGACGATCGACGCGATCAACAAGGGTCTGTCGGCGAAGATCGCGGCGTGGTCGGCGGACTGGAACGCGGGTATGGCCAAGGGCTCGTTCGTGACCCTGGCGTGCCCGTCGTGGATGATGGCGTACATCCAGTCGCAGGCCAAGGACTCCTCGGGTAAGTGGGACATCGCCGCTGTTCCCGGTGGCGGCGGTAACTGGGGTGGTTCGTTCCTGACGCTGCCGAAGCAGGGTAAGAACGTCGAGGAGGCTGCGAAGCTGGCCAAGTGGCTGGTGGCTCCGGAGCAGCAGGCGAAGGTGTTCCGGGCTCTGGGTAACTTCCCGTCGACCGTGTCGCTGTACGAGGATGCGGTGATCAAGGACTTCAAGAACCCGTTCTTCAACAACGCGCCGGTGGGGCAGATCTTCTCGGCTTCGGTGAAGACGATGGTGCCGCAGTTCATGGGTGCGAAGTCGGGTGACATCAACACGGCGATCCAGAACGGTCTGACCCGTGTGGAGCAGGGCAAGCAGAAGCCGGACGAGGCTTGGCAGCAGTCGCTGAAGGACGTCAAGGCACTGCTGTAG
- a CDS encoding LacI family DNA-binding transcriptional regulator, translated as MPRTVGVRATVRDIAAETGLSIATVSRVLNGAANVAPHTRELVLQAVQRRGDKAPLRRGDQPPASGAIFVRCPYVLTDYFGLIVSSIAETIELHGRQMVLNAGEAAQSVSVLPGLTERPGIAGAIMILPPDPPEHLVRLRDQQFPFVVIDPRTQPPKDIVTVSAAHFAGARRLMSHLVELGHRRVGIIGGPPEWLANDARMAGYVAPLADAGVLPTPELVRHVNEPNTENGYRAAGELLDLPQRPTALVAFNDKMAVGALAAAAERGLRVPQDLSVAGFDDIDVSRATTPMLTTVRQPLQEMGRMAVTMLMRLLDRHTLEAVHVSLGTELVIRDSTAPVSGG; from the coding sequence ATGCCTAGGACGGTCGGGGTGCGGGCCACGGTTCGCGACATCGCGGCGGAGACGGGTCTGTCGATCGCGACGGTCTCCCGCGTGCTCAACGGGGCGGCCAACGTCGCGCCGCACACGCGAGAGCTGGTGTTGCAGGCCGTGCAGCGGCGCGGCGACAAGGCCCCGCTGCGCCGGGGCGACCAGCCGCCCGCCTCCGGCGCGATCTTCGTGCGCTGCCCGTACGTGCTCACCGACTACTTCGGCCTGATCGTCAGCTCGATCGCCGAGACCATCGAGCTGCACGGGCGGCAGATGGTGCTGAACGCGGGCGAGGCGGCGCAGTCGGTGTCGGTCCTGCCGGGCCTCACCGAGCGGCCGGGCATCGCGGGCGCCATCATGATCCTGCCCCCGGACCCGCCGGAGCACCTGGTCCGGCTGCGCGACCAGCAGTTCCCGTTCGTAGTGATCGATCCCCGGACGCAGCCGCCGAAGGACATCGTGACCGTGTCGGCGGCGCACTTCGCCGGGGCGCGGCGGCTGATGTCGCACCTGGTCGAGCTGGGGCACCGGCGGGTGGGCATCATCGGCGGCCCGCCGGAGTGGCTGGCCAACGACGCGCGTATGGCCGGCTACGTCGCGCCGCTGGCCGACGCGGGGGTGCTGCCCACGCCGGAGCTGGTACGGCACGTGAACGAGCCGAACACCGAGAACGGCTACCGGGCGGCGGGGGAGCTGCTGGACCTGCCGCAGCGGCCGACGGCGCTGGTCGCGTTCAACGACAAGATGGCGGTGGGGGCGCTGGCCGCGGCGGCCGAGCGCGGGCTGCGGGTGCCGCAGGACCTGTCCGTGGCCGGGTTCGACGACATCGACGTGAGCCGGGCGACCACGCCGATGCTGACCACGGTGCGCCAGCCGTTGCAGGAGATGGGCCGGATGGCGGTGACCATGCTCATGCGGCTGCTCGACCGGCACACCCTGGAGGCGGTGCACGTATCGCTCGGCACCGAACTGGTCATCCGCGACTCGACCGCGCCGGTATCGGGTGGATAG